The DNA sequence gtttaaatataaataacacagTTGAATCTTAACTTAGATTGAACATCACGTTTAGAGATTTGTTCAaggtaaataataatcattaagGAAATGTAGTGTTTTGTTcgattcatataaaattaatttcataaggAACAACGTATGAATGTTACATTGACAGGTAATATTGCACACCTGTTTACCATACAATTGCAATTGCTCTTGCACTTTGCCCTTTGCAAGTTCAACGTTGCAACTACTGTCATATGTTTACATCAGTAAGTGACAGCCAGTGACAGCCAGTGACAGCAGTAGACAGTGGTGTATGTATATGAGTTGGTAAGCGGGGTAAGCAGTGGTGCTTGCGCTATAAAGGCTTGTATCCACGATGTTAGAACTCCTGAGGATATGTTACTAGAACTCAAACATCGTAGACACATCATCTTGGATCTTTTTATCTCTATGTatgaaagtaatataaaaagataccTTCAATCCactttttacaaacaatttgtaaatgtattctataataaatcacgtttgtagtaaaaataatttccactgttactgctagatggcgtCACTGATAtcttttaatcaattattcgttatttttcacaaatacATAACTgatacgattctttgcttAATAAccctacaatatattatttcaatatattttttaaacatttatcctAATAGGTATTTAATGCAGCACTAATTATCGATTCCTTTAGTTAGTGGTGCCATCTAGCAGTAACAgtaggaactattttcactataaacttgaacgttttcccaccgatagCACCACTGGTACTAAGACCAGGATAGTTTCCTGTAATTTGTATGTATAAGCCTTGCTAAATGCAtccaatataatatttcttatctCTTCTGAGAGCTTATAAATTTCCATTGGAAATTCGTTCATAATTTCCCAATAATGTGAATGCTAGTTTGAGAACCGCTGGTCTAGTGAACATCGATGTATCGACAGTTGCCATCGATCTTTCTCTAGTTCCATGTGCGTGTACACGAACTGTACTAACGGTTTTCCTTCGAACCTTTCAAAGTTAATGCATCAAATATGGCTACTGACATGCAAAACATgactcgataaaaatgaagaagaaaataagcAAGTTGTCACCGACTCGGTAATGTATTAAACGTACATGATTTCGCATTGTGTCGCGGGCTTTTTAGTGAGTTACATCTGCTTAACCTGTATCGTTTTCTTGTGACAATACGTTTAAATAACTATGAACGAAGAAGCTGAAGATACTTGCAACTACAAAAGTTTAAAGAATAGAGAAACCATGGGTTCACGGACTGGAAGTGTCAACATTCAATTTCAAAGGAAAcctaaatacaataaattgttaccTTATGTAACTGATTTAGAGACGGAATCTCAGGCTTTGTTAGCTGAGATCAAGGCAAATTTAGGACGAGCTGTTATACTTCGTGAAATACAACCAGGATGTGTTCTTTGGGTTACTAGATTATTCGAGTAAGCATTTgaaacttctttattatttgtaaaataaagttGAATTCATCATTCAAATGAATGAGCTGTCACTAGTTAGATTTGTTCGaagttaaatataatatttatgtgtatttattataggTACATAAAAATCTATGGAATGAAATTCAGTAAAGAagatcatattttatttataaaattaatgtatgaACTGGTTACAATTCCTGAACTTGAACCATTTTTAGTGAGTGGATTTAGTTTCacactaattttattattgaagtaagtttgattttatttttacatataattttgcattgtgttattattaatcatcATGGTTGAGTTTACCATTGTCCTCATATTCTTAGGAAAAAAGGATTAATTTCTCCTGATGAGCTAGAACTTCCATGGAAACCTCTCTTTGATTTAGTTGATCATGTAACTGCAAATGAAGAACCTTTCTTGGGAATGTATCGTTCTTTCGCATGTTTATCAGATACATTAAACATACTTGTACATgctgtaaaaatttattttcctgtaagtgattattttattgaaaataagtcGGTGAAAGGATcgagattaatttattacaatagtTGAGTGCAACACAGGAAATATTAGATGAGTTGAGACCAACTTTCTTCCCCCTCGATTCCGTAATGATGTCTGCAAGTTTGGAAACATTAGAATGGTTCTTACCAGTACAGTTATCTCCTAAACATCATTCTATCGGACATGAATTATGGTTCAATGAATTTATGTCATTATGGGAGGTCTGTCATAATGCACCAACTTGGGAAAATGGTATGATGTGGTTAATGGCAAGATTGGCTTCTCATAACATTGGATACATTAATTGGGAACCCCATATTCCATTAATGTTTACCAGATTTGTGCGATGCTTAAGGCTACCAGTAACTTACAATCAAATACAGAGATGTAAATATCACAAAATAGACACATCTCCCATAGCCATATGGATAGCAGCAGTTCTGGTAGGATTTTATCagccatttaatttattaagtacCAATTCTAACTATATTAAAAGGAATGAAATATGATGTATATTTTCAGGGAAATGGTTCATCTGCCCAAATGTatcttgaaaaatttttaaaaactataGAGACATATTTTCATCCAGCCAATACTGGCAGATGGCTgggaaaattaaaggaaattcTTGTAAAGCTTCCATATCATTTTGTCGCACGTTTACACAAGTAAGTATCATTGTATtgttagaatatatttttataattcttcaGAAATTAGTAACGCGTATTTTACTACTACTATAGAGAACGATATGCTAAGCAAACATGGGAGACACCTGTTCCTGAAGAGAGCAAATTAACTGATAGCGATATCGACGCGTTTGTCAAAAGTATGATGCCAGTAACCATGACAGCTATGGCTAGCAAGCTATGCGTTAGCGATGCCTCTCAAGCATTGCAACATCTTGCCACTATGAGGCCTAGTTTAGTAATCCCAGATGTTTTGGAAAGAGTCTCTTCTACATTGGACTCTCTTACAACAGAGCCATATAAATTGAATGCTACATTGAGTTACATGGCAGCCATAGCTAGACCAATGGCAGAAGGAtctagaaatataaataaaggtaTGAGTCGTATTCTTGTtgcatattatttgaaattattagtttTACTTTGGTTACAAAATGAgttttcttttgctttgttTTAGGTTACACTTATCCAGAAGGACCAACGCATATTCTGCCATtactatttttacttttgcCTAGCATCGATCCAAACGACACAGAAAAATGCTTTGTTGCTTTTCGTCTCATCTCAGTCTATGCTACTTATATTCCTATTGTAGACCCTTCCATACTAACTACAATAGTGGACGAGGAAGAGAGAATCATTTACGAAACTGCAACAGCGAGATTTGAAGACTTTGTTTTACAATTTCTGGACAgagtgttttcttttatagatTCTAGTTCTCTAGAAACTGTTAGACTGGAAACTCGTGCTGGCGATGGGAGAAGTAAATTGGAAAAAGTTACGGAAACTGTACTGAGGGAAGTGTGTACAGTGCTGTTAATACAGATTAACGACAAGATCTTTGAGTGCGCTTTGCACAAATTACGCACGTTCGTAACTGAGCATATTCTAGAAACTAAGGTTGCTGGACAGCTGGCCGCCGTGCTGTGTCGAATATTCGCTCGTGTTAATGGCAAAAAAACTTTGCATTCGTTGGTACCTGTACTTTCACAAACTATTTTAGACATTACTGGTGAAAGTAatgatattataaaagaagaaaatttagacGGTCGTCTTTTATACGCgatgttattattatcctcAATCACTTGTACACCTGGGAATAATTTGTTACCatatgtaaatacattaacTACTGTCCTGGATCGAGTCCTAGTCTTAAAATCAAGAGAAGGAAACGACCTAGCTTGTACACTTTTGAAAtctattctttcttctttatcTACTGTGATGCCATATCAATTTACATGTACTGAGGTCATGCACTGGGGACAAGCTCTAGATATTAATACTTTGAGCGTTAAGTGGTATATTCCTGGTGAAGAAGAAATGGTCGCggtaaaacaaatattctataaatatcttttgcctgaaataagtaaattacaaaaatattgcgaAGACTGGAATACTCTGACGAGGTTAgttattatcaaatattaattttcgttccGTTAAATCAAATGAAGCTATTAatgtacgtatatgtatatgattGCAGGGAAGAGTTGCTGACTAGTTTAAATATCATAAACAGCATTGTTCAAGCTTGTGAGTCTGTTTTACCAGTCTGGCAAGAAGAACCATTAGTTACAGTAAAATCGTCTTTAAAGTGGGTGTCTTTTACGCCAACGCTTGgtaaaaaggaagaaatattaatgccTGATGGTAGTAATGTGAGACGCTCTATTACCACGCTTATGAATAATGTACAAAAAGTAATATTGAAGAATGCAGAGGACGACacgaaaagtttatttattttaataaaggtattcattttaatgtaatacTGTATGATATCAGTTAGTAAAAGAAGTTAAGTTAATTTGAACTTTTAATTCTAGATTTGGAATAGTCTTTTATTAGGAAAAATTCGCTTATCCGATGCTCATAAAGCGAGGCGCAAACATTTCcaaattgtaatgaaaatgatgAAGGATTATTTAGGAGGAAACAAAGGACTAATGGGACCGTTTGTATTACAATGTGCAGAGATTCAACACGAAACGCGTGTTCATTCACAGTTTTCTAACTTAACACAAACtcataaagaaataatgttaGAACTGTTCGCATTGGCTACCAGCAGGTACGCCGATGTGAGATCGCAAGCTCAATCCAGTCTCTCCCGCGCTCTTCAACATTTATCATACTCTTATACGTTCATCGTTCCACAGataattgatatattaaaaaaggaTGCTGAAGAAAATCATGACGCTTAtaaggtaataataataataataatgaaataacctcttaacattttcgttaacATTGCTATTTTAAAACAGggtgttttatatattttgtttggtCCGCAACAAGATCCCATAATTATGAAACGCGATTGGAAAATGCTGAGATCTTTATGGCCAGCTATAGTACTTTCTAAAACGTCTGAGAAATTGTCCGTAAtccgtttaaaagaaaacttagTGGAAACTGTAAATAAACACTTCCCAACAATTTCTATCAAACTTGAACTACCAGAAACATGTTTAACGATTGCGGCTAATTTATGGTCAACTTATCCACAACCTAACCTACCTCAGCCTTCTaaagaagaaatcgaaaaaGGTTTAGAAATAGTCCGAGAGACAGAAGAATCTAATCTTACGTCTTACAATGGTTTGGTGGACGATTTGTATTGTGCTCTTTTGGAAAAGAATTTGCATTGGAGACATCGCTTAATGGCAATGAGCTTTATTCGAGACTTAGTTCATCCAGATCAAATGTATCCTCCGAAAGTCGTTCGTTACTTTTTAGAAGCGTTAATACATGATTCGttacaagaaagaaaaattgctaTT is a window from the Hylaeus volcanicus isolate JK05 chromosome 7, UHH_iyHylVolc1.0_haploid, whole genome shotgun sequence genome containing:
- the LOC128879564 gene encoding proteasome activator complex subunit 4B-like isoform X1 translates to MNEEAEDTCNYKSLKNRETMGSRTGSVNIQFQRKPKYNKLLPYVTDLETESQALLAEIKANLGRAVILREIQPGCVLWVTRLFEYIKIYGMKFSKEDHILFIKLMYELVTIPELEPFLVSGFSFTLILLLKKKGLISPDELELPWKPLFDLVDHVTANEEPFLGMYRSFACLSDTLNILVHAVKIYFPLSATQEILDELRPTFFPLDSVMMSASLETLEWFLPVQLSPKHHSIGHELWFNEFMSLWEVCHNAPTWENGMMWLMARLASHNIGYINWEPHIPLMFTRFVRCLRLPVTYNQIQRCKYHKIDTSPIAIWIAAVLGNGSSAQMYLEKFLKTIETYFHPANTGRWLGKLKEILVKLPYHFVARLHKERYAKQTWETPVPEESKLTDSDIDAFVKSMMPVTMTAMASKLCVSDASQALQHLATMRPSLVIPDVLERVSSTLDSLTTEPYKLNATLSYMAAIARPMAEGSRNINKGYTYPEGPTHILPLLFLLLPSIDPNDTEKCFVAFRLISVYATYIPIVDPSILTTIVDEEERIIYETATARFEDFVLQFLDRVFSFIDSSSLETVRLETRAGDGRSKLEKVTETVLREVCTVLLIQINDKIFECALHKLRTFVTEHILETKVAGQLAAVLCRIFARVNGKKTLHSLVPVLSQTILDITGESNDIIKEENLDGRLLYAMLLLSSITCTPGNNLLPYVNTLTTVLDRVLVLKSREGNDLACTLLKSILSSLSTVMPYQFTCTEVMHWGQALDINTLSVKWYIPGEEEMVAVKQIFYKYLLPEISKLQKYCEDWNTLTREELLTSLNIINSIVQACESVLPVWQEEPLVTVKSSLKWVSFTPTLGKKEEILMPDGSNVRRSITTLMNNVQKVILKNAEDDTKSLFILIKIWNSLLLGKIRLSDAHKARRKHFQIVMKMMKDYLGGNKGLMGPFVLQCAEIQHETRVHSQFSNLTQTHKEIMLELFALATSRYADVRSQAQSSLSRALQHLSYSYTFIVPQIIDILKKDAEENHDAYKGVLYILFGPQQDPIIMKRDWKMLRSLWPAIVLSKTSEKLSVIRLKENLVETVNKHFPTISIKLELPETCLTIAANLWSTYPQPNLPQPSKEEIEKGLEIVRETEESNLTSYNGLVDDLYCALLEKNLHWRHRLMAMSFIRDLVHPDQMYPPKVVRYFLEALIHDSLQERKIAIKVVMFMLKQQKREHLKITIDPPTLENDSSQENQSQKLMPGQRPDNAWLQYNYETRPVTAEQWDEPRFVHDTYIGYYTWPKKIEIYAPSSKQPCLDANVRTLTDHEKEVVHFFNDPQNIEKLIRFFSLEEKKGKDKFNTYKFFLFKGLFRNHGILFLKHFVPHLRKLVTEKQESSQRCAAEIIAGIIKGSKHWPYNMVCEMWDSLLPIIRLALANLTIESVMDWGVCFASAQQKRDPNRHYWLLECLMEELRLDDSESSFAECGRLFTLQVALDEHSWRVSELLHRLLKRTEDRLLASPFENVRERLGSVLVTVFTADLRFPQALKDQSTPRIEDLINKIVPKLRSLVNENVTFVSKEEQSLSTQVANIKCNDSLKESKINMEDRETAIRLLKTVCKWITNTVIRSQNGLQPEFYQIFPIICQLENCDTDEELTKLCKSTLGVLAQAFTLSRDIPIALEAMIQMSKHSSWWTRSTCSQFLQVLVFHNMSTFLSNSAWVDCVKDIVLRLLEDERLEVRKSAGQVLSGLLHCAFIPEQENLLDEFKKKAKTKLHKREQSNHSHSEAKNLKIDAIRIRHAAVLGMCAFIQAHPYNIPTYVPSIFEHLSPHMNDPQPIPTTIRKTLDDFKRTHYNGWKGINGYAQHFTEEQLAVLQDLTMPPFHYA
- the LOC128879564 gene encoding proteasome activator complex subunit 4B-like isoform X2; its protein translation is MNEEAEDTCNYKSLKNRETMGSRTGSVNIQFQRKPKYNKLLPYVTDLETESQALLAEIKANLGRAVILREIQPGCVLWVTRLFEYIKIYGMKFSKEDHILFIKLMYELVTIPELEPFLVSGFSFTLILLLKKKGLISPDELELPWKPLFDLVDHVTANEEPFLGMYRSFACLSDTLNILVHAVKIYFPEILDELRPTFFPLDSVMMSASLETLEWFLPVQLSPKHHSIGHELWFNEFMSLWEVCHNAPTWENGMMWLMARLASHNIGYINWEPHIPLMFTRFVRCLRLPVTYNQIQRCKYHKIDTSPIAIWIAAVLGNGSSAQMYLEKFLKTIETYFHPANTGRWLGKLKEILVKLPYHFVARLHKERYAKQTWETPVPEESKLTDSDIDAFVKSMMPVTMTAMASKLCVSDASQALQHLATMRPSLVIPDVLERVSSTLDSLTTEPYKLNATLSYMAAIARPMAEGSRNINKGYTYPEGPTHILPLLFLLLPSIDPNDTEKCFVAFRLISVYATYIPIVDPSILTTIVDEEERIIYETATARFEDFVLQFLDRVFSFIDSSSLETVRLETRAGDGRSKLEKVTETVLREVCTVLLIQINDKIFECALHKLRTFVTEHILETKVAGQLAAVLCRIFARVNGKKTLHSLVPVLSQTILDITGESNDIIKEENLDGRLLYAMLLLSSITCTPGNNLLPYVNTLTTVLDRVLVLKSREGNDLACTLLKSILSSLSTVMPYQFTCTEVMHWGQALDINTLSVKWYIPGEEEMVAVKQIFYKYLLPEISKLQKYCEDWNTLTREELLTSLNIINSIVQACESVLPVWQEEPLVTVKSSLKWVSFTPTLGKKEEILMPDGSNVRRSITTLMNNVQKVILKNAEDDTKSLFILIKIWNSLLLGKIRLSDAHKARRKHFQIVMKMMKDYLGGNKGLMGPFVLQCAEIQHETRVHSQFSNLTQTHKEIMLELFALATSRYADVRSQAQSSLSRALQHLSYSYTFIVPQIIDILKKDAEENHDAYKGVLYILFGPQQDPIIMKRDWKMLRSLWPAIVLSKTSEKLSVIRLKENLVETVNKHFPTISIKLELPETCLTIAANLWSTYPQPNLPQPSKEEIEKGLEIVRETEESNLTSYNGLVDDLYCALLEKNLHWRHRLMAMSFIRDLVHPDQMYPPKVVRYFLEALIHDSLQERKIAIKVVMFMLKQQKREHLKITIDPPTLENDSSQENQSQKLMPGQRPDNAWLQYNYETRPVTAEQWDEPRFVHDTYIGYYTWPKKIEIYAPSSKQPCLDANVRTLTDHEKEVVHFFNDPQNIEKLIRFFSLEEKKGKDKFNTYKFFLFKGLFRNHGILFLKHFVPHLRKLVTEKQESSQRCAAEIIAGIIKGSKHWPYNMVCEMWDSLLPIIRLALANLTIESVMDWGVCFASAQQKRDPNRHYWLLECLMEELRLDDSESSFAECGRLFTLQVALDEHSWRVSELLHRLLKRTEDRLLASPFENVRERLGSVLVTVFTADLRFPQALKDQSTPRIEDLINKIVPKLRSLVNENVTFVSKEEQSLSTQVANIKCNDSLKESKINMEDRETAIRLLKTVCKWITNTVIRSQNGLQPEFYQIFPIICQLENCDTDEELTKLCKSTLGVLAQAFTLSRDIPIALEAMIQMSKHSSWWTRSTCSQFLQVLVFHNMSTFLSNSAWVDCVKDIVLRLLEDERLEVRKSAGQVLSGLLHCAFIPEQENLLDEFKKKAKTKLHKREQSNHSHSEAKNLKIDAIRIRHAAVLGMCAFIQAHPYNIPTYVPSIFEHLSPHMNDPQPIPTTIRKTLDDFKRTHYNGWKGINGYAQHFTEEQLAVLQDLTMPPFHYA
- the LOC128879564 gene encoding proteasome activator complex subunit 4-like isoform X3, with amino-acid sequence MGSRTGSVNIQFQRKPKYNKLLPYVTDLETESQALLAEIKANLGRAVILREIQPGCVLWVTRLFEYIKIYGMKFSKEDHILFIKLMYELVTIPELEPFLVSGFSFTLILLLKKKGLISPDELELPWKPLFDLVDHVTANEEPFLGMYRSFACLSDTLNILVHAVKIYFPLSATQEILDELRPTFFPLDSVMMSASLETLEWFLPVQLSPKHHSIGHELWFNEFMSLWEVCHNAPTWENGMMWLMARLASHNIGYINWEPHIPLMFTRFVRCLRLPVTYNQIQRCKYHKIDTSPIAIWIAAVLGNGSSAQMYLEKFLKTIETYFHPANTGRWLGKLKEILVKLPYHFVARLHKERYAKQTWETPVPEESKLTDSDIDAFVKSMMPVTMTAMASKLCVSDASQALQHLATMRPSLVIPDVLERVSSTLDSLTTEPYKLNATLSYMAAIARPMAEGSRNINKGYTYPEGPTHILPLLFLLLPSIDPNDTEKCFVAFRLISVYATYIPIVDPSILTTIVDEEERIIYETATARFEDFVLQFLDRVFSFIDSSSLETVRLETRAGDGRSKLEKVTETVLREVCTVLLIQINDKIFECALHKLRTFVTEHILETKVAGQLAAVLCRIFARVNGKKTLHSLVPVLSQTILDITGESNDIIKEENLDGRLLYAMLLLSSITCTPGNNLLPYVNTLTTVLDRVLVLKSREGNDLACTLLKSILSSLSTVMPYQFTCTEVMHWGQALDINTLSVKWYIPGEEEMVAVKQIFYKYLLPEISKLQKYCEDWNTLTREELLTSLNIINSIVQACESVLPVWQEEPLVTVKSSLKWVSFTPTLGKKEEILMPDGSNVRRSITTLMNNVQKVILKNAEDDTKSLFILIKIWNSLLLGKIRLSDAHKARRKHFQIVMKMMKDYLGGNKGLMGPFVLQCAEIQHETRVHSQFSNLTQTHKEIMLELFALATSRYADVRSQAQSSLSRALQHLSYSYTFIVPQIIDILKKDAEENHDAYKGVLYILFGPQQDPIIMKRDWKMLRSLWPAIVLSKTSEKLSVIRLKENLVETVNKHFPTISIKLELPETCLTIAANLWSTYPQPNLPQPSKEEIEKGLEIVRETEESNLTSYNGLVDDLYCALLEKNLHWRHRLMAMSFIRDLVHPDQMYPPKVVRYFLEALIHDSLQERKIAIKVVMFMLKQQKREHLKITIDPPTLENDSSQENQSQKLMPGQRPDNAWLQYNYETRPVTAEQWDEPRFVHDTYIGYYTWPKKIEIYAPSSKQPCLDANVRTLTDHEKEVVHFFNDPQNIEKLIRFFSLEEKKGKDKFNTYKFFLFKGLFRNHGILFLKHFVPHLRKLVTEKQESSQRCAAEIIAGIIKGSKHWPYNMVCEMWDSLLPIIRLALANLTIESVMDWGVCFASAQQKRDPNRHYWLLECLMEELRLDDSESSFAECGRLFTLQVALDEHSWRVSELLHRLLKRTEDRLLASPFENVRERLGSVLVTVFTADLRFPQALKDQSTPRIEDLINKIVPKLRSLVNENVTFVSKEEQSLSTQVANIKCNDSLKESKINMEDRETAIRLLKTVCKWITNTVIRSQNGLQPEFYQIFPIICQLENCDTDEELTKLCKSTLGVLAQAFTLSRDIPIALEAMIQMSKHSSWWTRSTCSQFLQVLVFHNMSTFLSNSAWVDCVKDIVLRLLEDERLEVRKSAGQVLSGLLHCAFIPEQENLLDEFKKKAKTKLHKREQSNHSHSEAKNLKIDAIRIRHAAVLGMCAFIQAHPYNIPTYVPSIFEHLSPHMNDPQPIPTTIRKTLDDFKRTHYNGWKGINGYAQHFTEEQLAVLQDLTMPPFHYA
- the LOC128879564 gene encoding proteasome activator complex subunit 4-like isoform X4, which encodes MYLEKFLKTIETYFHPANTGRWLGKLKEILVKLPYHFVARLHKERYAKQTWETPVPEESKLTDSDIDAFVKSMMPVTMTAMASKLCVSDASQALQHLATMRPSLVIPDVLERVSSTLDSLTTEPYKLNATLSYMAAIARPMAEGSRNINKGYTYPEGPTHILPLLFLLLPSIDPNDTEKCFVAFRLISVYATYIPIVDPSILTTIVDEEERIIYETATARFEDFVLQFLDRVFSFIDSSSLETVRLETRAGDGRSKLEKVTETVLREVCTVLLIQINDKIFECALHKLRTFVTEHILETKVAGQLAAVLCRIFARVNGKKTLHSLVPVLSQTILDITGESNDIIKEENLDGRLLYAMLLLSSITCTPGNNLLPYVNTLTTVLDRVLVLKSREGNDLACTLLKSILSSLSTVMPYQFTCTEVMHWGQALDINTLSVKWYIPGEEEMVAVKQIFYKYLLPEISKLQKYCEDWNTLTREELLTSLNIINSIVQACESVLPVWQEEPLVTVKSSLKWVSFTPTLGKKEEILMPDGSNVRRSITTLMNNVQKVILKNAEDDTKSLFILIKIWNSLLLGKIRLSDAHKARRKHFQIVMKMMKDYLGGNKGLMGPFVLQCAEIQHETRVHSQFSNLTQTHKEIMLELFALATSRYADVRSQAQSSLSRALQHLSYSYTFIVPQIIDILKKDAEENHDAYKGVLYILFGPQQDPIIMKRDWKMLRSLWPAIVLSKTSEKLSVIRLKENLVETVNKHFPTISIKLELPETCLTIAANLWSTYPQPNLPQPSKEEIEKGLEIVRETEESNLTSYNGLVDDLYCALLEKNLHWRHRLMAMSFIRDLVHPDQMYPPKVVRYFLEALIHDSLQERKIAIKVVMFMLKQQKREHLKITIDPPTLENDSSQENQSQKLMPGQRPDNAWLQYNYETRPVTAEQWDEPRFVHDTYIGYYTWPKKIEIYAPSSKQPCLDANVRTLTDHEKEVVHFFNDPQNIEKLIRFFSLEEKKGKDKFNTYKFFLFKGLFRNHGILFLKHFVPHLRKLVTEKQESSQRCAAEIIAGIIKGSKHWPYNMVCEMWDSLLPIIRLALANLTIESVMDWGVCFASAQQKRDPNRHYWLLECLMEELRLDDSESSFAECGRLFTLQVALDEHSWRVSELLHRLLKRTEDRLLASPFENVRERLGSVLVTVFTADLRFPQALKDQSTPRIEDLINKIVPKLRSLVNENVTFVSKEEQSLSTQVANIKCNDSLKESKINMEDRETAIRLLKTVCKWITNTVIRSQNGLQPEFYQIFPIICQLENCDTDEELTKLCKSTLGVLAQAFTLSRDIPIALEAMIQMSKHSSWWTRSTCSQFLQVLVFHNMSTFLSNSAWVDCVKDIVLRLLEDERLEVRKSAGQVLSGLLHCAFIPEQENLLDEFKKKAKTKLHKREQSNHSHSEAKNLKIDAIRIRHAAVLGMCAFIQAHPYNIPTYVPSIFEHLSPHMNDPQPIPTTIRKTLDDFKRTHYNGWKGINGYAQHFTEEQLAVLQDLTMPPFHYA